A window of Desulfotignum phosphitoxidans DSM 13687 genomic DNA:
TTCAAACATCCGGTCAATATCTTCATCGGTCAGTTTTTTAACTGCCCTGACAGACATCCGGATGCCCAGGGTCCGTGCAATCATGCTTTGCAGACTCAAGATCTGGCTGGTTCTTTGGTGGACAAACAGGAGCCTTCGCCGCAGCAGATCCCGGACCGATCTTTGCTGCTTTGGGTAAATGTACCCTTCAGGCAATATGTTCAATCGTTTCATATGGGCCAGCCAGAAGGAGTCCCACCGGTCATCGGTGTACTTTAATCCTTCATACTGCTTGACAGCGGATGGGTTGGCCAGATGAACCTGATAGCCGTGATTTTGCAGGCCATCCACCAGCCAGTACCAGTTATAGGTTGATTCCACCACAACGCCATCCAGGTTGCTTTTGAACGGTTCCAGTACCGAGAGGACATCCGGCAGATCGTTGCTGATCCGCTTGCCGAATACCCGCTTGTCCTTCTCATCGATGATACCGATATAATTATTACTTGAATGCAAATCAATTCCGGCGTAATATTTCATTGGGCACCTCCTAAATCCTATATGTTAATAATAACTGGTATTATAGCAATCGCTGCTATAATTAGGGAGGTGTCTTCTCATTTTTTAATAGTGCTTCGGCCAGCTTTCCAGGGGAACCCCAAAAATTCCCCTGGAAAGCTGGCTTCCACGCAGTTTAATAGTAGCAAATGTCAACGGTTGTTTTTTGCTACGCCCTTTATATGATTATCAGGCCTGCGTTATTGTCGTTATTGACACCAATAACGACAATAACGCAGGCCTGACCCCGGGTTGGACGGGGTTGGAAGTTAGAAGAGTTTGAACAGAGCCTGGGTGCCGTCGTTTTCGCACCCGTTGTCCACCAGTCGTTCATACAGGGTTTTTGCCAGGGTCAGTCCCGGGGTGTCCAGGCCCAGGTCCCGGGCTGAATCCGCGGCAATGGTCATGTCCTTGATAAAATGCTTGACATAGAATCCCGGGGCAAAATCGCTTTTGAGCATCCGGGGGCCCAGGTTGTTCAAAGACCAGGATCCGGCCGCTCCCTGGCCGATGGACGACAGAACCGTGTCCGGATCCAGGCCGGCTTTTTTGGCATAGGCCAGGGCTTCACACACCCCGATCATGCCGGCGGCAATGGCGATCTGATTGGCCATTTTGGTATGCTGGCCCGATCCGGCCGGCCCCTGGTACACGATATTTTTGCCCATGACCTGAAACAGGGGAAGCATGTCGGTGAACACGGGTTCCTCTCCGCCCACCATGATGGACAAGGTGGCGTTTCTGGCACCCAGGTCCCCGCCGGACACGGGTGCATCCAGCACCTGGATGCCTTTTTCCCGGCTCTGCGCTGCCAGCTTTCTGGCCAGTGCCGGATCCGAGGTGGTCATGTCAATGGCCACCGACCCGGTTGCCGCGTTTTCCAGAATTCCGTCTGCATCCAGATAGATCTGTGCCACATCCTGGGGATACCCCACAATGGATATGATCACGTCTGAGTTCGCTGCCAGTTTCCTGACAGAATCCATCCACACCGCACCTTTTTTTACAAGCCCGTCGGCCCGGGCCCGGGTCCGGGTATGAACGCAAAGCGCATATCCGCTGTCCAGGATATGGCCGGCCATGCTGTGTCCCATGACGCCCAGTCCGATGAATCCGATCCGTGTTTTTTCGGGTGAAATCTGCATTTCAGTCTCCTTGTCATACCGATGTTGAAATTGATATGATTTCTTTATACGGGTTTTTCCGCTTGACTGTAAAGGGTATTTCAGTCTACACCTTTAAGCAACCACATCATTCAAACCGTTGAAGGGGTATCGACGCTGTTATGAAAAATCCATTCACATCCCCTCGATCTGCTGTTGCCAGTGGCATCTTGATCTTTTCTTTCCTGTGGGTGTTTTTCAATCTGACCGTCCCGGACAGCCGGGCCGAAAGTTCAGGACCAATGGTGATTTCCGCAGCGGAAATCGATTATCCTCCTTTTTCCATTGTGGATGAAACCGGCCGGGCATATGGATTTTCCGTTGAGCTGATGCGGACGGCCCTGGCAGCCATGAACCGGTCGGTCACTTTCAAAAGCGGTCCCTGGCACCAGGTCCGAACATGGCTGGAAACCGGAGAGGTGGATGCTTTGCCGCTGGTGGGACGGACACGGGAACGGGAAGCGTTGTTTGATTTTACGTTTCCCTACATGTCCTTATCCGGCGCT
This region includes:
- a CDS encoding IS110 family transposase encodes the protein MKYYAGIDLHSSNNYIGIIDEKDKRVFGKRISNDLPDVLSVLEPFKSNLDGVVVESTYNWYWLVDGLQNHGYQVHLANPSAVKQYEGLKYTDDRWDSFWLAHMKRLNILPEGYIYPKQQRSVRDLLRRRLLFVHQRTSQILSLQSMIARTLGIRMSVRAVKKLTDEDIDRMFE
- a CDS encoding NAD(P)-dependent oxidoreductase, producing the protein MKYPLQSSGKTRIKKSYQFQHRYDKETEMQISPEKTRIGFIGLGVMGHSMAGHILDSGYALCVHTRTRARADGLVKKGAVWMDSVRKLAANSDVIISIVGYPQDVAQIYLDADGILENAATGSVAIDMTTSDPALARKLAAQSREKGIQVLDAPVSGGDLGARNATLSIMVGGEEPVFTDMLPLFQVMGKNIVYQGPAGSGQHTKMANQIAIAAGMIGVCEALAYAKKAGLDPDTVLSSIGQGAAGSWSLNNLGPRMLKSDFAPGFYVKHFIKDMTIAADSARDLGLDTPGLTLAKTLYERLVDNGCENDGTQALFKLF